The genome window TATTTTTGACAAAACTGGAACAATAACAGAAGGAAAGCTCTCTGTTGTAGAGGAAAAAACATTTGATAAACAGTTTTTAAAATATGCTTATCCTGCTTTAAAAAACTCTAACCATCCTGTTGCAAAAGCTGTTTTGAAAAAAATCCCCGAATATGAAGCAAAACCCGAAAATTTTAAATCAATGGCTGGAAAAGGAATTATTGCTATAGTTGAAGGAAAAAGAGTTGTGGCAGGAAATAAAGTTTTATTGGAAGAACACGGATTTGTTATTGAAGAAAACTCTGAAGAAACAGAGCTTTTTATAGCTGTTGAGGATAAACTTGTTGCTGCTTTTTATCTTAGCGATAATCTCAAACCTGAAGCAAAGGCTGTTTTGGATAAATTAAAAGAAAAAGGGATAAAAACCATTTTATTGACAGGAGATAAAAAAGAAGTAGCAGAGAAAATATGTGCCGAGGCTGGTTTTGATGAATGCTTTGCCCAGCTAAAACCTGAGGATAAATACAGAATTGTAAAGGAACTGCAACAAAAAGGTGAAAAGGTGATGTTTATCGGAGATGGAATAAATGATGCTCCTGCCATGGCATCTGCAAACGTTGGAATAGCAGTTGTCCAGGCAACAGATATAACAAAAGAAACTGGGGATATTCTCCTTTTAAGAAATGATTTAAGTTTAGTTTTAAAGGCAATAAATCTTTCTGCATTTAGCATGAATGTTATAAAACAAAACCTGTTCTGGGCATTTATTTATAACATTATCGGGATACCTGTTGCAGCAGGGATTTTATATCCTGTTGCAGGAATACTGCTTAAGCCTGTTATTGCAGGAGTTGCAATGTCTTTTAGCTCGGTAAGTGTTGTTCTAAATGCCCTTAGAATAAATAATGCCAGATTAGGAGATTAATATGCTTATTCTAAAAAAGCTTTCTGTTAAGCCTTTTGCAATTATAGGACACAGAGGTGCCAAAGGGGTAAAACCTGAGAATACAATTGCTGCCATTGAATACGGGATAAAATCCGGAGCTGATATTGTTGAGATAGATATTAGAAAAACAAAAGATGGACAGCTTATTTTATTACATGATAAAGATTTTAAAAGGCTAACAGGTAGAGCTATCCCACCTTCACAGCTGGATTTTGAGTTTATAAGGGAAAATATAACCATTGATGGTGAGCCTGTAGCTACCCTTGATGAAGCGTTGCAAACAGTTAACGGTAAAGCAGGTTTATTCATAGAAATCAAAGAGCCTGAAACAACTCAGGATGTTGTAAATAAAGTTTTAGAACACTTTGCACAGGAATGGGTGGCTTTTATCTCTTTTTATGAGGAGGCACTTGAGCAGGTAAAACAGATAGATAGTTCCCTTATAACAGGATTAATCTATATGAAACCTCCCGGAAAAATCCTTGAGGCTAAAGATATAAATTGTGAGTTTGTTTTGCCTTACTATAAACTTGCCACAGAAAAGGCAATAAGATTTGCCCACAGACTAAAGTTAAAGGTTGTATCCTGGGTCATAAATGATAAAGAAACTGTTAGGATTTTTGCAGAAAGAGGTAGTGATGGAATAGCAACCGACTATCCTGACCTTATGGTTAAGTGGAGGGAAGAGATAAAAAGGGGCTTATAAGCCCCTTGTATTTAATGATGAACTCCGCCTTCGCCGTGTGCGTGTCCGTGTTGGATTTCTTCAAGGGAAGCATCTCTAACATTTACAACTTCTACTTCAAAAACAAGGTCTTTCCCGGCTAATGGGTGGTTCATATCAACAGTAACTTCATTATCATCAAAATCAACAACAATCATGTTTATGATTTGTCCGTCTGGAGTTTGAGCCTGAAGAGGCATTCCTTTTTCCAGTTCAATTCCCTGGAAGTATTCCCTTGGAACTTTCTGAATTAATTCTGGATTTTTCTCTCCGTAAGCTTCTGCAGCAGGAACTTCAATAGTTCTTTTTTCCCCTGCTTCCATACCTTCCATTCTGTTTTCCAGTCCAGGAATGATGTTTTGAGCACCGAATAAAACAGTTAAAGGTTGCCCATACTCCTGACTGCTGTCAAGAACTTCTCCTGTTTCTTTGTCCTTGAGTGTGTAGTGGAATGTTACCACTTTGTTGTTTGTAGCCTTCATAAAAAAAACTCCTTTATGTGTATTTAGCACCTGTGGTGCTATATTTTTTCCAGTAAATCCTGTATTTTTATTTTTTCGTATTTTTCTGGGGTTGAATAAATATATACAGTTTTTGGGTCTGTGTCCAGTCCAATAATTATTGCTTTTTTATATCTGTTGTTAAAGGCAAATTCCAAAGATTTCCTGTAGTCTCTATCAATTATATCCCTTCCTACTATATATCCTTTTTCTCTTAATGCTTTTCCAAGCTGGTATGCAGTTTTTTTATCTGGGGTAAGGTCTATTATAAAAAAGTCTTTGAGCTTTTTTTCTTCCAGCAGTTTGTTTTCTTTTGCATACTGCCAGATATTCAGAATATAAAAAGCAAATCCTGTTGCAGGGACATCTCCGTTATATCTTGAGATTAGATTATCGTATCTGCCCCCCTGTCCTACTGATTTTGGAAAATTTTTCAGGAAAATCTCAAAAACTATTCCTGTGTAGTAAGAAAACTCTTTAGGTTCCCCAAGGTCAAAAACGACTTTGTCTGCTACTCCGTATTCTGTGAGGATATTGTATATATTCTCAAGTTCTTCAAGTGGTTCTAAAAGCTGGGGATAATCAGCTACGAATTTTTTCAAATCCTGTATAAGCTCTAATCCACCCTGATATTTAGGGATATTTATAATAAACTCTTTTAATTCCTGCGGAATTTCATACTGGGAAACAAATTTTTTCAGATTGAATATCTCCCTGTTTTTTATAAACTGCATAAATTGCTGGTATTCTTTCTCTGATAGCTGAAGGATATTTTTTAACCCTGTAAAAATTTTTATATTATTCAGGTCTATCTGGAAATCTTTAATTCCAATATTGCTTAGAGCATTACAGGCTATTGTTATAACCTCTGCATCTGCCTCAAGTCTGTCTGAACCAATCAGTTCAATGCCGGTCTGTAATATCTCCCATAAATCTCCTGTTTTCGGTGGAGAATAACGGAATATACTTCCTTTGTAGTAGTATCTTTTAGGTAGTTCTTTTCTTTTTAGGGAGGAAAAATATCTTGCAATCTGGGCTGTAAAGTCTGCTCTTAAAGAAAGGATATCCCCTGTTGTTCTATCAACAATTTTAAAACTTTTACCTGCTATATTTTCATCAAGGGCTTTTTTGTGGACATTGAGATACTCAAAAACCGGCAGTTTTATCTCTTCATAAGCCCATTTTTCAAAAGTGTTAGTTATTTTGTTTATTATAGTATTTAGCTGATAGGTTTCAGCCCGATTAAAAACCTTAACACCGGCAGGAATTTCTATATCCATATCTCACCTTATAGTGCATCTAATGCAGGTATAAATAAATCACCTAAAAAGTATGTATTATTCAGTTTATAAAGTATTGGTCTGACCTTATCATAATCCAGTATAGAGTAAGATGCATTATCGCACCCAAAACTCCAGAATTTTGAAAGGGGTATATCAAGTCCTGCAACAAATGAGGCTCTAATTGGAACTGTATGGGATACAGCTATAACAGTTTCTCCATCATGTTTTTCCAGCATTTTTTCCTGAAATCTTTTTACCCTGTTATAAACATCAAGAAGGGTTTCCCCGTGGGGAAATTTTATTGTTTCAGGTTCATAAAGCCACTGGCGGAACATATCTGGGTATTTTTCTTTTACCTCGTCTACAAGCATTCCAGACCATTCCCCGTGGTCTATTTCAATGATATCCTCATCAATATTTATTTCCAGTCCAAGCTCTTTTGCAATATACTCAGCTGTCATATATGTTCTTTTAAGTGGACTGGTATATAAAGCAGTAGGAGAGTATTTTTTCAGTGTTAAAGCAAGAAGCTGTGCCTGTTTGTGTCCCCTTTCTGATAGTTCAGGGTCTAATCTTCCCTGATATTTTCCAATTGGGTTCCATAAACTTTCTGCATGTCTAACATATATAATTCTTACTGCCACTTTGACCGCTCCTTATATATTTTTGAGAATTATTTCCTGTGCTTTTTTAACACCTTTGCCTAATTCAACAGGATAACCGACCTTTGATAAAGCAAGTTCAAGACCTGCTATAACCTGAATAACATCATTAAAATCAAAGTATCCCATGTGGGCAATTCTGAATATTTTGCCTTTTAGATGGTCTTGTCCACCTGCAACTCTAAATCCTATTTTAAGCAGCTGTTTTCTCAAATCATCTGCATTTATTCCTTCAGGAGCATAAACACCTGTTGCAGAGTTTGAAGGGCTTTCTGATAGAAGTTTAAGACCAAGTTCTTTTACAGCTTCCCTTGTGGCTTCTGCCATAATCTCATGTCTTTTTGCAAGCTGGGGAAGTCCTTCATCAAGTATAAGATTAAGGCTTTCATTTAAAGCAATAATCAGATTTATTGCTGGAGTATATGCTGTCTGACCGTTTTTCTGTTTTTTGGCTTCCTTTGCAACATCAAAGTAGTATTTAGGAATATCACTTGTTGAAAGTCTTTTTTCTGCCTTTTCACTGAAGTATAAAACAGCAAGTCCCGGAGGAAGCATTAAAGCCTTTTGTGAACCTGTTACAAGGACGTCTATTCCCAGTTCTTCAGGGTAAACCTCATAAACTCCAACAGATGTTATCCCATCAACCACAAGAAGACAATCATCAAGTTTTTTTGATATTTCTCCTAAAAATTTGACGTCATGGTATGTTGTTGTTGAGGTTTCTGATTGCTGGACAAAAATACCTTTTATGTCTGGATTTTCTTTTATAATTTCCTCAATTTTTTCTTTGCTGTATGTTTTTCCCCATTCTATCTGATAATCAATAACATTAAGCTCAAAAGTAGTTCCAAGTTCTTTCCATCTTTGACCAAATTTTCCGGCATTTATAACAAGAACTTTATCTTTTTTCTTAAAGAAGTTTAGAACTGAGGCTTCCATTGCTCCTGTGCCTGAGGAGGCAAACATAATAATGTCCCTTTCAGTTTTGAGTAATTTCTGGAGTTTCTGGCGAACATCATTAAAAATCTGGGTAAACTCTGGGGTTCTGTGGTGAATTATCTGCTGTCCAAGTGCTTTAATAACCTGTGGTGGTAATGGAACAGGTCCCGGTGTAAACAGTCTTTCTTTTATTAACATACATCCTCCAGAAATAGATTTTGAGCTTTTATCTATTATATCAGATAAGATTTACTCACTTTTACTGTTTTTCCTTCATAATTTTTGAAAATTATATGATTTTCATCTTCCCCGACAATGTAGTCAGGAAGTAATGGAACTTTTCCCATTCCACCTGGCAGGTCTATTGCATAAGTTGGTATTCCAAGACCGGAAACCCTTCCCCTTAGATACTCCATTATTCTTATGCCTTTTTTTAGAGATGTTTTAAAATGGAGAACTCCTTTTGTCGGGTCACAGAAAAATAGATAATAAGGTTTAATTTTTACTTTTAGAAGGCTTCTCATTAGTTTTTCCATTATTTTTTCATTATCATTAATTCCTTTAAGCAAAACCGTCTGGTTTAAAACAGGTGTTCCTGTGGAAAGGATATTTTTTACAGCCTGTTTTGTTTCCTGTGTAATCTCATCAGGATGGTTGAAATGGGTTACAAGCCAGATTTTTTCATATTTTTCAAAAAGTTCAAGGAGTTTTTCATCATAAAATCTAAATGGATTTACAACAAGCTCCCGACTTCCTATTCTGATTATGTCTATATGCTCAATCCTGTAAAGATTTTCAAGGATATACCCAATTTTTTTGTTAGGTAGAGTTAAAGGGTCTCCCCCTGAGATAAGCACTTCTTTTATATTTTTGTTTTTTTTAATATACTCAAACATACGGTCGTATTCCTGATAAGTCCTTGCCTTTTCTCCTTCAAGGAAAATTCTTTTTCTCATACAATGTCGGCAATAAACAGAACAAAAGTTCGTAGCTCTGAATAAAACCCTATCAGGATATCTATGGGTCAGTCCTTCAACTGGGCTTAAGGTTTCTTCATTAAAAGGGTCAAAACTGCCGTAAGACTGGAGCTTTTCATCTATTTCTGCAGTGTCAGGTATTATCTGTCTGAATATCGGGTCGTTTTTTGAAAAATCCTTTGCAAGGCTCAGATAGTAGGGGGTAGTCCCCACCTTAAAAACTTTTTCTGTTATTTTTTCTTTTGAAAAATCCTTTCCTGTGATTTTCTCAAGTTCTGAGAGGTTTTTTATTCTGTTTTTGACCTGCCAGTGCCAGTTTTTCCAGTCTTTTTCCTCAACATTCCATAACTTTTTCCAGTAGTTTTCAGGTAAAACCCTCAAGTCAGATGCTCCCTTAAAGTGTGGACTACAACCTCATTACTGAATAGGTTTGCTATAACAGTCAGCACGTAGATAATCATATAAACCACAAATAAAGCCTCTTTCTTCTTGAAAAACAAGGTTATTCTCATGATTAAAATTAACACAAATGAAAATGTTATCACTGAAGCTGCTACTGCATGCCATAAATAAACTGATGCCTCTGCTTCTTCCATCAGATAAAAATATTCCTGTGCACCTGTAAGCCCTGCTATTATTGCAAGAATACTCCCAAAAATAACTATTCCACCTGCAAGCCTAAAAACCAGTTCTTTTTGTGTTATTAAGGTTGCAATTTCAAAGAACAATCCCAGCAGTGGAATAAGCACTGCAAACCTTCCAATCATTGCATGGACAAGATTGTATTCCAATTAAACCTCCGCTATATTAAATACCGAAAGATATTATAAATAAAATCAAAAGGAGGGCAATATGATAAAGAAAGTAGCACA of Persephonella sp. IF05-L8 contains these proteins:
- a CDS encoding glycerophosphodiester phosphodiesterase, translated to MLILKKLSVKPFAIIGHRGAKGVKPENTIAAIEYGIKSGADIVEIDIRKTKDGQLILLHDKDFKRLTGRAIPPSQLDFEFIRENITIDGEPVATLDEALQTVNGKAGLFIEIKEPETTQDVVNKVLEHFAQEWVAFISFYEEALEQVKQIDSSLITGLIYMKPPGKILEAKDINCEFVLPYYKLATEKAIRFAHRLKLKVVSWVINDKETVRIFAERGSDGIATDYPDLMVKWREEIKRGL
- a CDS encoding peptidylprolyl isomerase; the encoded protein is MKATNNKVVTFHYTLKDKETGEVLDSSQEYGQPLTVLFGAQNIIPGLENRMEGMEAGEKRTIEVPAAEAYGEKNPELIQKVPREYFQGIELEKGMPLQAQTPDGQIINMIVVDFDDNEVTVDMNHPLAGKDLVFEVEVVNVRDASLEEIQHGHAHGEGGVHH
- the hisZ gene encoding ATP phosphoribosyltransferase regulatory subunit: MDIEIPAGVKVFNRAETYQLNTIINKITNTFEKWAYEEIKLPVFEYLNVHKKALDENIAGKSFKIVDRTTGDILSLRADFTAQIARYFSSLKRKELPKRYYYKGSIFRYSPPKTGDLWEILQTGIELIGSDRLEADAEVITIACNALSNIGIKDFQIDLNNIKIFTGLKNILQLSEKEYQQFMQFIKNREIFNLKKFVSQYEIPQELKEFIINIPKYQGGLELIQDLKKFVADYPQLLEPLEELENIYNILTEYGVADKVVFDLGEPKEFSYYTGIVFEIFLKNFPKSVGQGGRYDNLISRYNGDVPATGFAFYILNIWQYAKENKLLEEKKLKDFFIIDLTPDKKTAYQLGKALREKGYIVGRDIIDRDYRKSLEFAFNNRYKKAIIIGLDTDPKTVYIYSTPEKYEKIKIQDLLEKI
- the pspA gene encoding phosphoserine phosphatase PspA, which encodes MAVRIIYVRHAESLWNPIGKYQGRLDPELSERGHKQAQLLALTLKKYSPTALYTSPLKRTYMTAEYIAKELGLEINIDEDIIEIDHGEWSGMLVDEVKEKYPDMFRQWLYEPETIKFPHGETLLDVYNRVKRFQEKMLEKHDGETVIAVSHTVPIRASFVAGLDIPLSKFWSFGCDNASYSILDYDKVRPILYKLNNTYFLGDLFIPALDAL
- a CDS encoding alanine--glyoxylate aminotransferase family protein, with the translated sequence MLIKERLFTPGPVPLPPQVIKALGQQIIHHRTPEFTQIFNDVRQKLQKLLKTERDIIMFASSGTGAMEASVLNFFKKKDKVLVINAGKFGQRWKELGTTFELNVIDYQIEWGKTYSKEKIEEIIKENPDIKGIFVQQSETSTTTYHDVKFLGEISKKLDDCLLVVDGITSVGVYEVYPEELGIDVLVTGSQKALMLPPGLAVLYFSEKAEKRLSTSDIPKYYFDVAKEAKKQKNGQTAYTPAINLIIALNESLNLILDEGLPQLAKRHEIMAEATREAVKELGLKLLSESPSNSATGVYAPEGINADDLRKQLLKIGFRVAGGQDHLKGKIFRIAHMGYFDFNDVIQVIAGLELALSKVGYPVELGKGVKKAQEIILKNI
- a CDS encoding KamA family radical SAM protein; translated protein: MRVLPENYWKKLWNVEEKDWKNWHWQVKNRIKNLSELEKITGKDFSKEKITEKVFKVGTTPYYLSLAKDFSKNDPIFRQIIPDTAEIDEKLQSYGSFDPFNEETLSPVEGLTHRYPDRVLFRATNFCSVYCRHCMRKRIFLEGEKARTYQEYDRMFEYIKKNKNIKEVLISGGDPLTLPNKKIGYILENLYRIEHIDIIRIGSRELVVNPFRFYDEKLLELFEKYEKIWLVTHFNHPDEITQETKQAVKNILSTGTPVLNQTVLLKGINDNEKIMEKLMRSLLKVKIKPYYLFFCDPTKGVLHFKTSLKKGIRIMEYLRGRVSGLGIPTYAIDLPGGMGKVPLLPDYIVGEDENHIIFKNYEGKTVKVSKSYLI